The following are encoded in a window of Flavobacteriales bacterium genomic DNA:
- a CDS encoding SDR family oxidoreductase has product MERRRVMVTGAGRGVGRATAKALAVEHGCEVIAVSRSASALEDLVHSSRGGPGVIHPVTMDINDDDAGARLLAHMGRGRLHGLVHNAGAMLRVEWGLYGRNELAGLFHTNLVVPMILSQSLASCMAGDPPGHIVHIGSMGGFQDSTKFPGLAAYSASKAALACLAQCLAEEMKDLQVRSNCLALGAVDTEMLQEAFPGYKAHVSSTAMGLYVADFVLHGHGLYNGKVLPVAVSTP; this is encoded by the coding sequence ATGGAGCGACGCAGGGTGATGGTGACAGGGGCGGGTCGTGGGGTTGGACGTGCGACCGCGAAGGCTTTGGCCGTGGAGCATGGTTGTGAGGTCATTGCCGTCTCGCGGTCAGCTTCAGCTTTGGAGGACCTTGTCCACTCTTCACGCGGCGGACCAGGGGTCATCCATCCCGTGACCATGGACATCAATGACGATGACGCTGGCGCGCGCTTATTGGCGCACATGGGTCGGGGGAGACTTCACGGCCTGGTCCACAATGCAGGCGCCATGCTCCGTGTGGAGTGGGGCCTATATGGAAGAAATGAACTGGCCGGCCTTTTCCATACGAATCTGGTGGTGCCCATGATCTTGTCGCAGTCTTTGGCCTCATGCATGGCAGGGGATCCTCCGGGCCACATCGTGCACATCGGCAGCATGGGGGGCTTCCAGGACAGCACCAAGTTCCCGGGACTGGCAGCCTACAGCGCCAGCAAGGCCGCACTGGCTTGTTTGGCACAATGTCTTGCGGAGGAAATGAAGGATCTGCAGGTGAGAAGCAATTGCCTGGCCCTGGGTGCGGTCGACACCGAGATGCTGCAGGAGGCGTTCCCTGGATACAAAGCCCATGTATCCTCCACTGCAATGGGCCTCTATGTGGCCGACTTTGTTCTCCATGGACATGGCCTGTACAACGGCAAGGTGCTACCCGTGGCGGTGAGCACACCTTAG
- a CDS encoding TlpA family protein disulfide reductase gives MVLLEIRGMDSRPVDSILVDRKGKFSFAGRSYPAGFYQLQVNDTDRVDIILDPRERNVVFKFTGAPLQQHVEVVASAENKALWAYKGISRAAQFELAGLREQRNRTSLEDLQALARLDSLTAAVEVRRRSSLDAVLLDRPESTFAHIIKADRKLTGALPLGPQAIGAAFAWSDGRMLRSSLYPKALMSYLQSIPFDAPGGLHAGVDSLMHWASGDEACWTYARSFLLRTFDQFGADDLAQYMVDRYAMGPGALRPLENGISALVSERLRVAIGARAPEVLLPDPVAQDTTRLSVHWQRNERTVLFFYSSTCDHCHAQIPGLRAMQMDLKGRGLGIVGISVDTDLDEFMQALTEHGISWPSYSELNGWGSSAAKAFHVKATPTLIVLDNMGTIMARPHDHVALREFLVGRTR, from the coding sequence ATGGTGCTGTTAGAGATCCGGGGCATGGACAGCCGACCTGTCGACTCGATACTCGTCGATCGGAAGGGGAAGTTCTCTTTCGCAGGTCGTTCATACCCGGCGGGTTTCTATCAGCTGCAGGTGAACGATACCGACCGCGTGGATATCATCCTCGACCCCAGGGAGCGGAACGTCGTGTTCAAGTTCACTGGCGCCCCGCTGCAGCAGCATGTTGAGGTGGTCGCTTCAGCGGAGAACAAGGCCTTGTGGGCCTACAAGGGCATCAGCAGGGCAGCGCAATTCGAACTAGCCGGTCTGCGCGAACAGCGGAACCGGACAAGCCTGGAGGACCTGCAGGCGCTGGCGCGGCTGGACAGCTTGACCGCGGCTGTGGAAGTGCGCCGACGATCGTCCTTGGACGCCGTTCTGCTCGATCGGCCGGAAAGCACATTCGCACATATCATCAAAGCGGACAGGAAGCTCACGGGGGCATTGCCTCTGGGGCCACAGGCGATCGGAGCAGCGTTCGCATGGTCTGATGGCCGGATGCTTCGCAGTTCCTTGTATCCCAAGGCATTGATGTCCTATCTGCAAAGCATACCCTTCGATGCACCCGGCGGGCTGCATGCAGGTGTGGATTCCTTGATGCATTGGGCCAGTGGGGACGAAGCTTGCTGGACATATGCACGGTCATTTCTGCTCCGCACCTTCGACCAGTTCGGCGCGGATGATCTGGCCCAGTACATGGTGGATCGATATGCCATGGGGCCAGGTGCACTGCGTCCATTGGAGAATGGGATCTCCGCACTGGTGTCCGAGCGTCTCAGGGTCGCCATCGGAGCCAGGGCTCCGGAGGTCCTTTTGCCCGATCCGGTCGCGCAGGATACCACCCGTCTATCGGTCCATTGGCAGCGGAACGAACGCACCGTGCTTTTCTTCTATTCCAGCACCTGTGATCATTGCCACGCCCAGATACCCGGCCTGCGTGCCATGCAGATGGACCTGAAAGGCAGGGGTTTGGGCATTGTTGGCATTTCCGTGGATACCGACCTCGACGAGTTCATGCAAGCGCTGACCGAGCATGGGATCTCCTGGCCCAGCTATTCGGAACTGAATGGTTGGGGGTCATCCGCCGCCAAAGCATTCCATGTCAAGGCTACCCCAACATTGATCGTCCTGGACAATATGGGCACGATCATGGCCCGGCCACATGACCACGTGGCACTGCGCGAGTTTCTCGTAGGACGGACCCGCTAG
- the ispE gene encoding 4-(cytidine 5'-diphospho)-2-C-methyl-D-erythritol kinase, giving the protein MIVFPHAKINLGLSVLGRRPDGYHDIESVMVPIPLCDALEAVIDEELPPGSVVLGRSGREVPGPVESDLCYRAAQAVLRDRRSPGVRMHLHKAIPMGAGLGGGSSDAAHVIMLLDDLLGFGMTQEARHDIAKSLGSDVPFFLGKGPRLAKGRGEILRSVAIDLSGLWLLVVNPGVHVSTAEVYQQCVPSGDVQDPVSVLKNEPLEVWQDLVLNDLEPYVLSAYPAVEALKKTIVSSGAAFCAMSGSGSTVFGLFREKPPELAWPEGHQAWIFEL; this is encoded by the coding sequence ATGATCGTCTTCCCCCACGCCAAGATCAACCTGGGCCTCAGCGTCCTGGGCCGCCGGCCCGATGGTTACCATGACATTGAAAGTGTGATGGTGCCCATTCCGTTGTGTGATGCGTTGGAAGCTGTGATCGATGAGGAACTTCCGCCGGGCAGCGTGGTACTGGGACGGTCCGGACGTGAAGTGCCCGGACCGGTGGAGAGCGACCTATGCTACCGCGCTGCGCAGGCCGTGCTTCGGGACCGTCGCTCTCCGGGGGTGCGCATGCACCTGCATAAAGCGATACCCATGGGCGCTGGCTTGGGAGGTGGTTCAAGCGATGCGGCACATGTGATCATGCTGCTGGACGACCTTTTGGGCTTCGGGATGACCCAGGAGGCAAGGCACGATATCGCGAAAAGCCTGGGTAGTGATGTTCCCTTCTTCCTGGGGAAAGGACCACGGCTGGCGAAAGGCCGTGGTGAGATCCTGCGGTCAGTCGCCATTGACCTTTCCGGGCTGTGGCTCCTGGTCGTAAATCCCGGTGTGCATGTCAGCACAGCGGAGGTCTATCAACAATGTGTTCCGTCGGGAGACGTCCAGGACCCGGTGTCCGTCTTGAAGAACGAGCCCTTGGAGGTCTGGCAGGATCTCGTGCTGAATGATCTGGAGCCCTATGTGCTCAGCGCCTACCCGGCCGTGGAGGCCCTGAAGAAGACCATCGTATCATCAGGCGCCGCATTCTGCGCCATGAGCGGCTCGGGCTCCACGGTCTTCGGTCTGTTTCGCGAGAAACCACCGGAGCTTGCTTGGCCAGAGGGCCATCAGGCCTGGATCTTCGAACTCTAG
- a CDS encoding acetyl-CoA carboxylase carboxyltransferase subunit alpha: MQTFLEFEKPVQNLIEQIEKLKEVADQGGVDVKASLKDLEEKLDVTRREIYAKLTPWERVQVSRHPDRPYTLKYIEVLSAGSFVELHGDRTVKDDKAMVGGFGSIDGRTVMFVGQQKGINTKMRQYRNFGMANPEGYRKALRLMKLAEKFGKPVVTLIDTPGAYPGLEAEERGQGEAIARNILEMTQLRVPIICIIIGEGASGGALGIGVGDKVLMQENTWYSVISPESCSSILWRSWDYKEQAAKALKLTATDMLANKLIDGIIQEPPGGAHADPEMACQLVKTEVVKHLNKLVRTDPDKLVERRMRKFCDMGVVLKDQPKAERKRSRA, from the coding sequence ATGCAGACCTTTCTGGAGTTCGAGAAGCCCGTCCAGAACCTCATCGAGCAGATCGAGAAGCTGAAGGAAGTGGCGGACCAGGGTGGTGTGGACGTGAAGGCCAGCCTGAAGGACCTGGAGGAAAAGCTTGATGTTACCCGACGCGAGATCTACGCCAAACTGACGCCGTGGGAGCGGGTGCAGGTGAGTCGTCACCCCGACCGCCCCTACACCCTGAAGTATATCGAGGTCCTGTCCGCTGGTTCATTCGTCGAATTGCACGGTGACCGTACCGTGAAGGATGACAAGGCCATGGTGGGGGGGTTCGGTTCCATCGACGGCCGCACCGTGATGTTCGTCGGACAGCAGAAGGGCATCAACACCAAGATGCGCCAGTATCGCAACTTCGGCATGGCCAACCCGGAAGGCTACCGCAAGGCACTGCGGCTGATGAAGCTGGCCGAGAAGTTCGGCAAGCCGGTGGTCACCCTCATCGATACGCCCGGGGCCTATCCGGGATTGGAAGCCGAGGAGCGCGGACAGGGCGAAGCCATCGCACGCAACATCCTGGAGATGACCCAGCTGCGTGTGCCCATCATCTGCATCATCATCGGCGAGGGAGCCTCGGGCGGTGCTTTGGGCATTGGCGTTGGCGACAAAGTGCTGATGCAGGAGAACACCTGGTACAGCGTCATTTCGCCGGAATCCTGTTCCTCCATTCTCTGGCGCAGCTGGGACTACAAGGAGCAGGCCGCCAAGGCGTTGAAGCTTACCGCCACGGACATGCTCGCCAACAAACTCATTGACGGCATCATTCAGGAACCACCAGGCGGGGCGCATGCCGATCCGGAGATGGCCTGTCAGTTGGTGAAGACCGAAGTGGTGAAACACCTCAACAAACTGGTGAGGACCGACCCGGACAAGCTCGTAGAACGGCGCATGCGCAAGTTCTGCGACATGGGTGTGGTGCTGAAGGACCAGCCCAAGGCGGAGCGCAAGCGGTCTCGCGCCTGA
- the dnaB gene encoding replicative DNA helicase: MSDQPYTAPDRRRGTTRRPVASLLETAQEAGRLPPQAPDLEMAVLGAMMLERNAVNKAIEILQPESFYVDAHQRIYAVIKDLFGAGQPVDILTVTEALKAKHELDLVGGPIYISRLTNLVASSANVEYHARIINQKHILRELIRISAETMRDAYDDATDVFDLMDKTENGLYQVTSGNLKRNYEPMSALIGRSIEQIENAKNKTGGISGVPTGFVGLDKLTAGWQPSDMVIVAARPAMGKTAFVLSMARNIAVEHGRAVGVFSLEMSSTQLVTRLIASESGISSEKLRKGELSDQEFEILHKHIARLDKAPIYIDDSAGLNIYEFRAKARRLKSEHKVDLIIIDYLQLMTSGTEIRGGNREQEISQISRSIKSIAKELEIPIIALSQLSRAVETRGGDKRPMLSDLRESGAIEQDADLVCFLYRPEYYKIYEDQHGSTLGIGEVIVAKHRNGAVDTVRLRFISELAKFTDLETFGADLGVGGMGSDGPGGGFRTITRPSRMNDDPDEDQSAPF; this comes from the coding sequence ATGTCAGACCAACCCTACACCGCACCCGATCGCCGGCGCGGGACCACCCGCCGTCCCGTGGCCTCCCTACTGGAGACCGCCCAGGAGGCTGGCCGCCTTCCACCGCAGGCGCCCGACCTGGAAATGGCCGTGCTCGGCGCCATGATGCTCGAGCGCAACGCCGTGAACAAGGCGATCGAGATCCTGCAACCGGAGAGTTTCTACGTGGACGCCCACCAGCGCATCTACGCGGTGATCAAGGATCTCTTCGGCGCCGGCCAGCCCGTGGACATCCTCACGGTGACCGAGGCGCTCAAGGCGAAACATGAACTGGACCTGGTGGGTGGGCCGATCTACATCAGCCGCCTCACCAACCTGGTGGCCAGCAGCGCCAACGTGGAGTACCACGCGCGCATCATCAACCAGAAGCATATCCTGCGCGAGTTGATCCGCATCAGCGCGGAGACCATGCGCGACGCCTACGATGACGCCACGGACGTGTTCGACCTGATGGACAAGACCGAGAATGGTCTCTACCAGGTCACCAGCGGCAACCTCAAGCGCAACTACGAACCGATGAGCGCGCTGATCGGCCGCTCCATCGAGCAGATCGAGAACGCCAAGAACAAGACCGGCGGCATCAGTGGTGTGCCAACGGGTTTCGTTGGGCTGGACAAGCTCACCGCCGGATGGCAGCCCAGCGACATGGTCATCGTCGCCGCCAGGCCCGCCATGGGCAAGACCGCCTTCGTACTCAGCATGGCGCGCAACATCGCCGTGGAGCATGGCCGGGCCGTGGGTGTCTTCAGCCTGGAGATGAGCAGCACGCAGCTCGTCACGCGCCTCATCGCCAGTGAATCGGGGATCAGCTCGGAGAAGCTGCGCAAGGGCGAACTCAGCGATCAGGAGTTCGAGATCCTGCACAAGCACATCGCCCGGCTTGACAAGGCGCCGATCTACATCGACGACAGCGCCGGACTCAACATCTATGAGTTCCGCGCCAAGGCCCGCCGCCTCAAGAGTGAGCACAAGGTGGACCTGATCATCATCGATTACCTGCAGTTGATGACCTCCGGTACGGAGATCCGCGGCGGAAATCGTGAGCAGGAGATCAGCCAGATCAGCCGCAGCATCAAGAGCATCGCCAAGGAACTGGAGATCCCCATCATCGCCCTGAGCCAGCTGAGCCGCGCCGTGGAGACCCGTGGTGGCGACAAGCGGCCCATGCTCAGCGATCTGCGCGAATCGGGCGCCATCGAGCAGGACGCCGACCTGGTGTGTTTCCTCTACCGCCCGGAGTACTACAAGATCTACGAGGACCAGCATGGCAGCACGCTGGGCATCGGCGAGGTGATCGTGGCCAAGCACCGCAATGGCGCCGTGGACACCGTGCGCTTGCGATTCATCTCCGAACTGGCGAAATTCACGGATCTGGAGACCTTCGGCGCCGATCTCGGCGTTGGTGGCATGGGATCCGATGGGCCGGGAGGCGGCTTCCGTACCATTACCAGGCCCAGCAGAATGAACGATGACCCTGACGAAGACCAAAGCGCTCCTTTCTGA